Proteins encoded within one genomic window of Desulforegulaceae bacterium:
- a CDS encoding metal-dependent hydrolase, which translates to MDSLTHVVLGGSVAHLFWHKSLGRKSFAFGAILGTLPDLDIIFYPFLNQTQKLYWHRGEFHSIFFIFLASFLITKIFAKKSATYNLSEKRLFAGLFFIFFTHIAIDYFTVYGTQILSPVSRYGFARGNLFIIDPMYTIPLLLGMLTALLINEKARFKASLTGILISSVYLLFSLGSHFYADHLFKKQLASKNIKPSKSITSATPMNTLLWRHLSLTDKGILVGYFSLISKNSKDEIKFDLIKRNEELIKPFENQPNIKAIKWFSKGFWVAELKDDVLTVSDLRFGELRPFKNSSPDEWEYLFTWKMGKNPNGLKHKRDREISYKTALGVLWERLRG; encoded by the coding sequence ATGGATTCATTAACTCACGTAGTGCTAGGCGGATCAGTAGCTCATCTTTTTTGGCACAAAAGTTTAGGCAGAAAATCTTTTGCTTTTGGGGCTATTCTTGGAACACTTCCAGATCTTGATATAATTTTTTATCCATTTCTTAACCAGACCCAAAAACTTTATTGGCACAGGGGAGAATTCCACTCTATTTTTTTTATTTTTCTGGCAAGTTTTTTAATAACAAAAATTTTTGCTAAAAAATCAGCAACTTATAATTTATCCGAAAAAAGACTTTTTGCAGGACTTTTTTTCATATTTTTTACCCATATTGCCATTGATTATTTCACTGTTTACGGAACCCAGATTTTATCACCTGTAAGCAGATACGGATTTGCCAGGGGAAACCTTTTTATAATTGATCCAATGTATACAATTCCCCTGCTTTTAGGAATGCTTACAGCCTTGTTGATTAATGAAAAAGCTCGGTTCAAGGCAAGCCTGACAGGTATTCTTATAAGCAGTGTCTATCTTTTATTTTCTCTTGGCTCCCATTTTTATGCAGATCATTTATTTAAAAAACAGCTTGCCTCAAAAAATATAAAACCTTCTAAATCTATAACCTCTGCCACTCCAATGAACACTCTTTTATGGAGACATCTTTCACTGACAGACAAAGGAATTCTTGTTGGATATTTCTCCCTGATTTCAAAAAACTCAAAAGATGAAATAAAATTTGACCTGATAAAAAGAAATGAAGAACTTATAAAACCATTTGAAAATCAGCCAAATATAAAAGCCATAAAATGGTTTTCAAAGGGTTTTTGGGTTGCAGAATTAAAAGACGATGTTTTAACTGTTTCAGACTTAAGATTCGGGGAATTAAGACCTTTTAAAAACTCTTCTCCAGATGAATGGGAATATTTATTTACCTGGAAAATGGGAAAAAATCCAAACGGGTTAAAACATAAAAGAGATAGAGAAATAAGCTATAAAACTGCCTTGGGGGTTTTGTGGGAGAGGCTTAGGGGTTGA
- a CDS encoding mechanosensitive ion channel family protein, with product MENYDFFKNFKGFAQAVKEIWNEGVLGIDIGSILVAIGIVVFFVLFRKLFVNFFLKRVENFAAKTTNKIDDNLVDALQKPISYVPVIFGFYVAIEYLALESTTGIVAKKLVQSSIVFILFWVLFNLVESFTWVLEKLERIFEKPLIDWLKKIVKGTFVFIGCATILEIWGIRIGPIIAGLGLFGVAVALGAQDLFKNLISGILILAENRFSIGDWIKVEGEVEGTVEHIGFRSTKIRRFDASPVFVPNVKLSDNTVINFSQMTFRRISWTIGLRYDSTIDQLRTVRDKIEEYLLNSEDFVHPPQGSLFVRIDKFNDCSIDFMIYCFTKTTVWREWLEIKEAFALEIKKIVAESGTDFAFPSQSIYVEQPSESDIGFEA from the coding sequence ATGGAAAACTATGATTTTTTTAAAAACTTTAAAGGCTTTGCACAAGCAGTAAAAGAAATCTGGAATGAAGGCGTATTAGGAATAGATATAGGCTCTATTTTAGTTGCAATAGGAATCGTTGTTTTCTTTGTCCTTTTTAGAAAACTTTTTGTAAACTTTTTCCTTAAAAGAGTTGAAAACTTTGCAGCAAAAACCACTAATAAAATAGATGACAACTTAGTAGATGCTCTTCAAAAGCCCATAAGTTATGTTCCTGTTATTTTTGGTTTTTATGTTGCCATAGAATATCTGGCCCTGGAAAGCACAACAGGAATAGTTGCAAAAAAACTGGTTCAATCATCTATAGTATTTATTTTGTTCTGGGTACTTTTCAATCTTGTTGAATCATTTACCTGGGTTCTTGAAAAGCTTGAAAGAATTTTTGAAAAGCCATTGATTGACTGGCTGAAAAAAATTGTAAAAGGAACTTTTGTTTTCATCGGCTGTGCAACCATCCTTGAAATCTGGGGAATAAGAATAGGCCCAATAATTGCCGGTCTTGGTCTTTTTGGTGTTGCTGTTGCACTTGGAGCTCAGGATTTATTTAAAAACCTGATTTCAGGAATTCTTATTCTTGCTGAAAACCGTTTTTCCATAGGAGACTGGATCAAGGTTGAAGGAGAGGTGGAAGGAACAGTTGAACATATAGGCTTTAGATCTACCAAAATAAGAAGGTTTGACGCATCACCTGTATTTGTTCCCAATGTAAAATTATCCGACAACACAGTTATAAATTTCAGCCAGATGACATTCAGAAGAATTTCATGGACAATAGGCTTAAGGTATGACAGCACAATTGATCAGCTCAGAACAGTAAGAGATAAAATTGAAGAATACCTTTTAAATTCAGAAGACTTTGTCCATCCTCCACAAGGATCTTTATTTGTAAGAATTGACAAATTCAATGATTGTTCAATTGATTTTATGATTTATTGTTTTACAAAAACAACAGTTTGGAGAGAATGGCTGGAAATAAAAGAGGCTTTTGCTCTTGAAATAAAAAAGATAGTAGCAGAATCTGGAACTGATTTTGCTTTCCCATCCCAGTCTATTTATGTGGAACAACCATCTGAATCAGACATCGGTTTTGAAGCTTAA
- a CDS encoding amidophosphoribosyltransferase, whose protein sequence is MGGIFGCALKHDCIIDLFYGTDYLSHLGTRKGGLAVKGAKGFRRKIHSLESSYFRTKFESGLHEFEGNTGIGVISDYENQPIMLSSSLGVFAIVSVSRIKNIDELAKRAYQKNRSFSEISSIGINPSEIIAMMISEKGSFEEGIAHALESVEGSSTIIVLTDNCLYAARDRLGRTPLIIGKKDNGLAVSSETSAFPNLDYKVEKELGPGEIVKITSEGYEQVKPPGDKMQICSFLWVYYGYPASSYEGINVESVRYECGKALARRETTDIDCVSGIPDSGIGHGLGYANEKGISYIRSFVKYTPTWPRSFIPQNQNLRELVAKMKLIPVKELINGKRLLFCEDSVVRGTQLKGNVQMLYDYGALEVHMRVACPTIIYPCEFLNFSQSRSTLDLAGRKAIQAIEGKEDANLEQYSVSGSEKNLAMIEVIRQKLGLTTLKYQSLDDLVSSIGLPKEKLCTHCFDGTGCFR, encoded by the coding sequence ATGGGCGGTATATTCGGGTGTGCTTTAAAACATGATTGCATAATAGATCTTTTTTATGGAACTGATTATCTTTCCCATCTTGGAACAAGAAAAGGCGGGCTTGCTGTAAAAGGAGCAAAAGGATTTAGAAGGAAAATTCATTCTTTGGAAAGTTCTTACTTTAGAACCAAATTTGAGTCAGGTCTTCATGAGTTTGAAGGAAATACAGGGATTGGAGTTATAAGCGATTATGAAAATCAGCCTATAATGCTTAGCTCCAGTTTAGGGGTTTTTGCTATTGTTTCTGTATCCAGAATTAAAAATATTGATGAGCTTGCCAAAAGAGCCTACCAAAAAAACAGATCTTTTTCTGAAATAAGTTCAATAGGGATCAATCCTTCAGAAATTATTGCAATGATGATTTCTGAAAAAGGTTCATTTGAAGAGGGAATCGCCCATGCCCTAGAATCTGTTGAAGGCTCTTCAACTATTATTGTTCTTACAGATAATTGCCTTTATGCAGCAAGGGACAGGCTTGGGAGAACTCCTTTGATAATTGGGAAAAAAGATAATGGATTGGCAGTTTCTTCTGAAACCTCTGCTTTTCCAAACCTTGATTATAAAGTTGAAAAAGAACTTGGGCCAGGAGAAATTGTTAAGATAACTTCTGAAGGTTATGAGCAAGTGAAGCCTCCCGGTGATAAAATGCAGATTTGTTCGTTTTTATGGGTTTATTATGGTTATCCTGCTTCATCCTATGAAGGGATTAATGTTGAGTCTGTCCGTTATGAATGTGGAAAAGCACTTGCAAGAAGAGAAACCACTGATATTGACTGTGTATCAGGGATTCCTGACTCGGGAATAGGACATGGTCTTGGATATGCCAATGAAAAAGGAATCAGCTATATTAGATCTTTTGTTAAATACACCCCAACCTGGCCAAGAAGTTTTATTCCTCAAAATCAAAATTTAAGGGAGCTTGTTGCCAAAATGAAGCTTATCCCTGTAAAAGAGCTTATAAATGGGAAAAGACTTTTGTTTTGTGAAGATTCAGTTGTAAGGGGAACCCAGCTTAAAGGCAATGTCCAGATGCTTTATGATTATGGTGCTTTAGAAGTTCATATGAGGGTTGCCTGCCCAACTATTATTTATCCCTGTGAATTTTTAAATTTTTCCCAGTCAAGATCAACCCTTGATCTTGCAGGAAGAAAAGCAATTCAGGCAATTGAAGGAAAAGAGGATGCAAATCTTGAGCAATATTCAGTTTCAGGATCTGAAAAAAACCTTGCCATGATAGAGGTCATAAGGCAAAAACTTGGGCTTACAACCTTAAAATATCAATCTTTAGATGATTTGGTAAGCTCAATAGGTCTTCCCAAAGAAAAATTGTGCACCCATTGTTTTGATGGAACTGGTTGTTTTAGGTAA
- a CDS encoding TolC family protein has translation MRKVFFLLFVLAFVFYLPCLAYSKTTKGQIVFAVVLDGKDSRFDFDLNGVKKKIKEAAGFSREIVFPDKYIINSEFDLKKTEACAKDLLQNKDIDIILALGPYGSSVFKKISNLQKPVIAVYFIGPENFSPDFKGNLPQKPNLYYIKPYPFVFSAAETFHELVEFSKIEVILDPWVFDLSGKKNKILSSDLSYTLSLLKAENSPLETIEKIDEKTDSVLIAPLFSYSLEEFEVLVKELNKRKIYTFSLSGNEEVKKGCLSGIQNNFFDDSIKRKIGILAEKIISGKNIENSSKVFLKKPELEINMDTADILGVSPNFNIFLEAFLYYGDSKEGKELINLVDIIDFSIENNSLMRAFKQDTIKANLDKKIAKSYILPQAGVMAEGIVRDEDSAYSSLGQYPENEINLKFYIRQTLFDDEVFTSLDQSKKLFLAAMEKEKAKKLETAAKTASGYFKYLSAVKLKEIRRNDLELSKTNLLKAQTNYEIGTKGPGDVFRWESMTADAKKELLRAVKAENQALIKLEKITGRKFDKKSLFVFPRLDSKIFWVDEKTFEKLSKNRASIEQTKKILGKFAIENSPELSAYTKLVQAQEANYKYLKRKHFVPKVYLKGEYLQRVGRSGAGSDGVSFDLPPPMPAFVIDEPKDNSWQIGLEAVLPIFTGLRDKNLALKSDEELTRLQVIRKDILENIEEDISLLVEEAASSYLGIYFAKESKNSATKNLKLVSDAYELGLADSVDLIDAQHSYTGADVMLSASLYDFMEKIYLIQARLGFEDFSDIPDKKEKLIELIRRKP, from the coding sequence ATGAGAAAAGTGTTTTTTCTTTTGTTTGTACTTGCCTTTGTATTTTACCTTCCATGTTTAGCTTACTCCAAAACAACTAAAGGTCAAATTGTTTTTGCTGTGGTTTTAGACGGAAAAGATTCAAGATTTGATTTTGATCTTAATGGAGTCAAAAAAAAGATAAAAGAAGCTGCAGGATTTAGTAGAGAGATCGTTTTTCCTGATAAATATATTATAAATTCTGAGTTTGATTTAAAAAAAACTGAAGCTTGTGCAAAAGATCTTCTTCAAAATAAAGATATTGATATAATTCTTGCTTTAGGGCCCTATGGCTCATCAGTTTTTAAAAAAATTTCAAATTTACAAAAACCTGTAATTGCAGTTTATTTTATAGGACCGGAAAATTTTTCTCCTGATTTTAAAGGAAATTTGCCACAAAAACCCAATCTTTATTATATAAAACCATATCCTTTTGTTTTTTCAGCCGCAGAAACTTTTCATGAGCTAGTGGAATTTTCAAAAATAGAAGTGATTTTAGATCCTTGGGTTTTTGATTTGTCCGGGAAGAAAAATAAAATTTTGTCCTCAGATTTAAGCTATACTCTTTCATTGCTTAAGGCTGAAAACAGTCCTCTTGAAACCATTGAAAAAATTGATGAAAAAACTGACTCAGTGCTTATTGCCCCTCTTTTTTCATATTCCCTGGAAGAGTTTGAAGTTCTTGTAAAAGAGCTTAATAAAAGAAAAATTTACACTTTTTCCCTTAGTGGAAATGAAGAGGTGAAAAAAGGCTGCCTTTCAGGAATACAAAACAATTTTTTTGATGATTCAATAAAAAGAAAGATTGGTATTCTGGCTGAAAAAATAATTTCAGGGAAAAATATAGAAAATTCTTCCAAAGTTTTTTTAAAAAAACCAGAGCTTGAAATCAATATGGATACAGCAGACATTCTTGGGGTTTCTCCAAACTTCAATATTTTCCTTGAGGCGTTTTTGTATTATGGAGATTCAAAAGAAGGAAAAGAGCTGATAAACCTTGTGGATATAATTGATTTTTCCATTGAAAATAATTCCCTTATGCGTGCTTTTAAACAGGATACAATAAAGGCCAACTTAGATAAAAAAATAGCAAAAAGTTATATTTTACCCCAGGCTGGAGTAATGGCTGAAGGAATTGTAAGGGATGAAGATTCAGCATATTCAAGTTTAGGACAATATCCTGAAAATGAAATAAACCTTAAATTTTATATAAGACAAACTCTTTTTGATGATGAGGTTTTTACAAGTCTTGATCAGTCAAAAAAACTTTTTCTTGCCGCAATGGAAAAAGAAAAGGCAAAAAAGCTTGAAACTGCAGCAAAAACAGCTTCTGGATATTTCAAATATTTAAGTGCGGTAAAGCTTAAAGAAATAAGAAGAAATGATCTTGAACTTTCCAAAACAAATCTTTTAAAGGCTCAGACAAACTATGAAATCGGTACAAAAGGGCCAGGGGATGTTTTTAGATGGGAAAGCATGACTGCTGATGCAAAAAAAGAACTTTTAAGGGCTGTAAAAGCAGAAAATCAGGCACTTATCAAACTTGAAAAAATCACAGGAAGAAAGTTTGATAAAAAAAGTTTGTTTGTTTTTCCCAGGCTTGACTCCAAAATTTTCTGGGTTGATGAAAAAACATTTGAAAAACTATCAAAAAACAGGGCTTCTATTGAGCAAACTAAGAAAATTCTTGGTAAATTCGCCATTGAAAACTCACCTGAATTAAGTGCCTACACAAAACTTGTTCAAGCTCAAGAAGCAAACTATAAATATTTGAAAAGAAAACATTTTGTTCCAAAGGTTTATTTAAAGGGAGAATATCTTCAAAGGGTTGGCAGATCAGGAGCAGGTTCAGATGGGGTTTCCTTTGATCTTCCTCCTCCAATGCCTGCTTTTGTTATTGATGAGCCTAAAGATAATTCCTGGCAAATAGGGTTGGAAGCTGTTCTTCCTATTTTTACAGGGTTAAGAGATAAAAACCTGGCATTAAAATCCGATGAAGAATTAACAAGACTTCAAGTAATAAGAAAAGATATTTTGGAAAACATTGAAGAAGATATAAGTCTTCTTGTTGAGGAGGCAGCCTCTTCATATCTTGGGATTTACTTTGCCAAAGAATCTAAAAATTCTGCTACAAAAAATTTGAAGCTTGTATCAGATGCCTATGAGCTTGGGCTTGCAGATTCTGTTGATTTAATTGATGCTCAACATTCATATACAGGAGCAGATGTAATGCTTTCAGCTTCCCTCTACGATTTTATGGAAAAAATTTATCTTATTCAGGCAAGGCTTGGATTTGAAGATTTTTCAGATATCCCCGACAAAAAAGAAAAACTCATTGAGCTTATCAGGAGAAAGCCATGA
- a CDS encoding efflux RND transporter periplasmic adaptor subunit → MKKNILIFALVCFFSVFYSCGEKKEAENKDETKRLRPVRAVKAEIPQNGKVKIFSGVISSSLSSKLSFKVPGTICKINVDKGDNVKKGEVIASLDSIDYELKVQEVLGSLARAKAQWKNAEAVYSRVTSLYERGNASISEVDQTRAAFDSARAVVESVEKQVELVKRNLEYTKLFAPMDCNIASVHSEENENIQPGQPIAVVNCGNSMEVNIQVPSSFLSEVKKGKPALVKIDPFKDKKFKGIIKEVGTSPNALNTSYPVTISLGKNLEGIRPGMSAIVEIEPKSLESNSYPVLPPVCVGEDSRGNFVWKLDFENKTIGIIQKVYVELGDFSGSKIIVTKGIEPGEFFVSAGVSQVRQGLKVRVETQN, encoded by the coding sequence ATGAAAAAAAATATTTTAATTTTTGCCTTGGTATGTTTTTTTTCAGTGTTTTATTCATGCGGTGAAAAAAAAGAAGCTGAAAACAAAGATGAAACAAAAAGATTAAGACCTGTAAGAGCGGTAAAAGCAGAAATCCCTCAAAACGGAAAAGTAAAGATATTTTCCGGGGTAATTAGTTCTTCTCTTAGCTCAAAGCTAAGTTTCAAGGTCCCTGGCACAATTTGTAAAATCAATGTGGATAAAGGGGACAATGTTAAAAAAGGAGAAGTTATTGCAAGCCTTGATTCCATAGATTATGAGCTAAAGGTTCAGGAAGTTTTAGGATCCCTTGCAAGAGCAAAAGCCCAATGGAAAAATGCAGAAGCAGTCTATTCAAGAGTGACATCTCTTTATGAAAGAGGAAATGCATCCATTAGTGAAGTTGATCAGACAAGAGCTGCTTTTGATTCTGCCCGGGCAGTTGTTGAATCTGTTGAAAAGCAGGTCGAACTTGTAAAAAGAAATCTTGAATATACTAAGCTTTTTGCACCTATGGATTGCAATATTGCTTCAGTTCACTCAGAAGAAAATGAAAATATCCAGCCGGGTCAGCCCATTGCAGTAGTAAATTGCGGAAATTCAATGGAAGTAAACATTCAGGTCCCATCGTCTTTTTTAAGCGAGGTCAAAAAAGGAAAGCCTGCTTTGGTAAAAATTGATCCGTTTAAAGACAAAAAATTTAAGGGAATAATCAAGGAAGTCGGCACTTCACCCAATGCTTTAAATACTTCCTATCCTGTTACAATTTCCCTTGGAAAAAATTTGGAAGGAATAAGGCCTGGGATGTCTGCAATTGTGGAAATAGAACCAAAGTCTTTGGAATCAAACTCCTATCCTGTTTTACCTCCTGTATGCGTGGGAGAGGATTCAAGAGGAAATTTTGTCTGGAAACTGGATTTTGAAAACAAAACAATAGGGATAATTCAAAAGGTATATGTTGAACTTGGTGATTTTTCCGGCTCAAAAATAATAGTCACTAAAGGAATTGAACCCGGTGAATTTTTTGTTTCAGCAGGAGTAAGTCAGGTACGCCAGGGTTTAAAGGTAAGGGTTGAAACTCAAAATTGA
- a CDS encoding efflux RND transporter permease subunit, producing MYLTRKAISKSRVTFIFLLIIIAGGIYSYFSLPRSYDPGFILRVARVVTYFPGASPERVEQLVTDQLEKVIMEMPELNYVESSSMAGVSLINVWVKGEYTDLRPIWDKLRRKVEKAERNLPDEAAAPIVNDEYGDIFGVTIAVIGDDFSFKELKDAGEKLRDELLDMENVAKVELYGDQDEKIYINYSNSRLSQLGITPYYLMNLLGTRNILIPGGSINVGTERVVLEPSGNFIQIEDLKKTVIPIPKSGETIFLEDIAEIKRGYIDPPMNLMRANGKRAVGVSLSMKEGGNIIQLGESVKNLLKEVESEFPYGISFELVNFSPKEVQDKVLLFQENLLQSVLIVLCATLVMLGFKTGFVVASLIPSAILMTFFGMKFFNIGIDQMSLASLVIALGILVDNAIVVTESVQVDIYKGKRPIQAAVNSAKELSVPLLTSSATTAAAFLPIYLAESETGEYTAPLFKVVSIALFSSWILSLTMIPLLCIIFIKKGKSKKNSKFKSLVIIFRVLYRKMLFISLRYRYVFIVIVFVMFFLSMKLFSRLPVLFFPPSDRLIFKVEMRLAPGTSISTTENMVKLVEGYILENLMYENKKDREIISEKLESPADSSVFGEKKFKGIINFVTHLGNGGPRFLITHKTEVGQPHYSLMVINVAQLSDISLISEKLEEFILSNFPDVDLKIKRIQNGPPISDPVQIRLSGKDSERLFEMVNSVKKKLGEIKAVRNITDDWGERTKKIIVEVDYLKARRAGVSSKDVAVSLYTAVSGFQMTDFREDDKIIPILLKSDENKEKLIDRLESLAVYSSATGQNVLLGQVCDLRYAWEASEIKRRDRKKTVTVSSGLEKGYTANEVMKLMEPWLQLKDIEWGLGYKYVFGGEVEESIDANKSIMDKLPVCGFIILMILIIQFNSVRKTIIILSTIPMATMGVAAGLYIMNSYFGFMTLLGIVALAGIVINNAIVLLERIKVEIDNGHSSQLAVIYACERRMRPILLTTITTIMGVLPLYFGGGAIWEPMVVSIIAGLGFSTILTLGVVPMLYCALFRVRFRGDELEQMKDLEQEFD from the coding sequence TTGTATTTAACAAGAAAAGCAATTTCAAAAAGCAGGGTAACTTTTATTTTTCTTTTAATAATTATTGCCGGAGGAATTTATTCCTATTTCAGTCTTCCAAGAAGTTATGATCCTGGTTTTATTTTAAGAGTTGCAAGGGTGGTTACTTATTTTCCGGGAGCTTCTCCTGAAAGAGTTGAACAGCTGGTAACAGATCAGCTTGAAAAAGTTATAATGGAAATGCCTGAACTAAACTATGTGGAAAGCAGCTCAATGGCAGGTGTTTCTCTTATTAATGTATGGGTGAAAGGCGAATACACAGATCTCAGGCCCATCTGGGACAAGCTTAGAAGAAAGGTTGAAAAGGCTGAAAGAAACCTTCCAGATGAGGCAGCAGCTCCAATTGTAAACGATGAATACGGTGATATTTTTGGAGTAACCATTGCTGTTATAGGAGATGATTTTTCCTTTAAAGAACTTAAGGATGCAGGTGAAAAGTTAAGGGACGAGCTCCTTGACATGGAAAATGTTGCAAAAGTTGAGCTTTATGGAGATCAGGATGAAAAAATTTATATAAACTATTCCAACTCAAGACTTTCCCAGTTGGGCATTACCCCCTATTATTTGATGAATCTTCTTGGAACAAGAAATATTCTTATTCCAGGGGGATCGATTAATGTGGGAACTGAGCGGGTGGTTCTTGAGCCCAGTGGAAATTTTATTCAAATAGAAGACCTTAAAAAAACTGTAATTCCCATTCCAAAATCAGGGGAAACAATTTTTCTTGAAGACATTGCTGAAATCAAAAGAGGCTATATTGATCCCCCCATGAATCTGATGAGGGCAAATGGTAAAAGAGCTGTTGGGGTTTCCCTGTCAATGAAAGAGGGGGGAAATATAATTCAGCTTGGGGAAAGTGTGAAAAATCTTTTAAAAGAAGTGGAATCTGAATTTCCCTATGGAATTTCCTTTGAACTTGTAAATTTTTCTCCCAAGGAAGTTCAGGACAAAGTCCTTCTTTTTCAGGAAAATCTTCTTCAGTCTGTTTTGATTGTTCTTTGTGCAACCCTTGTTATGCTTGGTTTTAAAACAGGATTTGTGGTTGCTTCTCTTATTCCTTCAGCAATACTTATGACTTTTTTTGGGATGAAGTTTTTCAATATAGGAATAGATCAAATGTCCCTTGCCTCCCTTGTTATTGCCCTGGGGATTCTTGTGGATAATGCAATTGTTGTTACAGAATCGGTGCAAGTGGATATTTATAAGGGTAAACGGCCTATTCAGGCAGCAGTAAATTCTGCAAAGGAATTGTCAGTTCCGCTTTTAACTTCTTCTGCAACAACAGCAGCAGCTTTTCTTCCCATTTATTTAGCAGAGTCGGAAACAGGGGAATACACAGCCCCTCTTTTTAAGGTTGTGAGTATTGCACTTTTTTCTTCATGGATATTGTCTCTTACAATGATTCCTCTTTTATGTATAATTTTCATAAAAAAAGGGAAAAGCAAAAAAAACTCAAAGTTTAAATCCCTGGTAATTATTTTCAGGGTTTTGTACAGAAAAATGCTTTTTATATCTTTAAGATATAGGTATGTTTTTATAGTTATTGTCTTTGTTATGTTTTTTTTATCAATGAAACTTTTTTCAAGGCTTCCTGTTCTTTTTTTTCCTCCTTCGGACAGACTTATTTTCAAGGTTGAAATGAGGCTTGCTCCTGGTACTTCAATTTCTACTACAGAAAATATGGTTAAGTTGGTTGAAGGTTATATTTTAGAAAATCTTATGTATGAAAATAAAAAAGATAGAGAAATAATTTCTGAAAAGCTTGAAAGCCCTGCTGATTCTTCTGTTTTTGGAGAAAAAAAATTCAAGGGAATTATAAATTTTGTAACTCATTTAGGCAATGGAGGACCAAGATTTCTTATAACGCATAAAACAGAGGTGGGTCAGCCCCATTATTCTCTAATGGTCATCAATGTTGCACAATTATCAGATATTTCTCTTATTTCAGAAAAACTTGAAGAATTTATTTTGTCAAACTTTCCTGATGTTGATCTTAAAATAAAAAGAATCCAAAATGGCCCTCCAATTTCAGATCCTGTTCAAATAAGGCTTTCAGGTAAAGACAGCGAGCGTTTGTTTGAAATGGTGAATTCTGTAAAGAAAAAGCTTGGTGAAATTAAAGCTGTGAGAAATATTACTGACGACTGGGGGGAAAGAACAAAAAAAATTATTGTAGAAGTTGATTATCTCAAGGCAAGGCGTGCAGGGGTATCCAGCAAAGATGTGGCTGTTTCCCTTTATACTGCTGTAAGCGGTTTTCAGATGACTGATTTTAGAGAAGATGACAAAATAATTCCTATTCTTCTCAAATCAGATGAAAACAAAGAAAAACTCATAGACAGGCTGGAATCCCTTGCAGTCTATTCAAGTGCTACAGGCCAAAATGTTTTGCTTGGGCAGGTCTGCGATCTTAGATATGCCTGGGAAGCCTCTGAGATAAAACGAAGAGATAGAAAAAAAACTGTTACAGTAAGTTCTGGTCTTGAAAAGGGATATACAGCAAATGAAGTAATGAAGTTAATGGAACCCTGGCTTCAATTAAAAGATATTGAATGGGGACTTGGTTATAAGTATGTTTTTGGAGGAGAAGTTGAGGAGTCTATTGATGCAAACAAGTCAATTATGGATAAGCTTCCTGTCTGTGGTTTTATAATTTTAATGATTTTAATTATCCAGTTCAACTCGGTGAGGAAAACAATTATAATTTTAAGTACAATTCCAATGGCCACCATGGGGGTTGCAGCAGGTCTTTATATAATGAACTCTTACTTTGGATTCATGACTCTTCTTGGAATAGTGGCTCTTGCAGGTATAGTAATAAATAATGCAATTGTTCTGCTTGAAAGAATCAAGGTTGAAATTGACAATGGTCATTCTTCTCAATTAGCTGTAATTTATGCTTGTGAGCGAAGAATGAGGCCAATCCTTCTTACCACCATAACAACAATAATGGGGGTTTTACCTCTTTATTTTGGTGGAGGGGCAATTTGGGAGCCAATGGTTGTTTCAATTATTGCAGGACTTGGTTTTTCCACAATATTAACCCTTGGAGTTGTTCCTATGCTTTACTGTGCTTTGTTTCGTGTCAGGTTCAGGGGAGATGAACTTGAGCAAATGAAAGATCTTGAACAAGAATTTGATTAG